A single window of Populus nigra chromosome 17, ddPopNigr1.1, whole genome shotgun sequence DNA harbors:
- the LOC133676637 gene encoding heavy metal-associated isoprenylated plant protein 5-like: MDAEKEGAKVEGEKKPAADAGVKKDDGMFISVYKMDIHCEGCAKKIRHAVKHFDGVESVKTDCAGNKLTVTGKVDPAKIKARVEERTKKRVEIVSPQPKKDGGAAAGGGDKKADEKSEKKPEKQKEAEKPPQESTVVLKIRLHCEGCISKIEKIISKIKGVGGVTVDAAKDLVTVKGTMDVKDLAPYLKEKLKRGVEVVSPKKEEEKKDKAGGGDGGEKKDKEKGGEAKDKEKEGDGGKKEETSGGGAKVEVSKMEYFGYPASSSTFWFDGVDGQNQVVESYKNHYEHPYNYNQQGYSAMNQQGYVVDHNYPHPTAQMFSDENPNACSIM; the protein is encoded by the exons ATGGATGCTGAG AAAGAAGGTGCCAAGGTTGAAGGCGAGAAGAAGCCCGCTGCTGATGCAGGAGTAAAGAAAGATGATGGCATGTTTATTTCCGTTTACAAGATGGACATTCATTGTGAAGGCTGTGCCAAGAAAATTAGACACGCTGTTAAACATTTCGACg GTGTGGAAAGTGTGAAGACAGATTGTGCAGGCAACAAGCTGACGGTGACGGGGAAAGTTGACCCTGCTAAAATCAAAGCCAGGGTTGAAGAGAGAACTAAGAAGAGAGTTGAGATTGTCTCTCCCCAGCCAAAGAAAGATGGTGGTGCCGCTGCTGGCGGTGGCGATAAAAAGGCCGATGAGAAATCCGAAAAGAAACCGGAGAAACAAAAGGAAGCGGAAAAACCACCTCAAGag AGTACCGTCGTTTTGAAAATAAGATTGCACTGTGAAGGCTGCATttcaaaaatagagaaaatcatCTCCAAAATCAAAG GTGTGGGTGGCGTTACTGTGGACGCGGCCAAGGATCTGGTAACGGTGAAGGGAACCATGGACGTAAAGGACTTGGCACCTTACCTAAAAGAGAAGCTAAAGAGAGGCGTGGAAGTGGTATCTCcaaaaaaggaggaggagaagaaagacAAGGCTGGTGGTGGAGATGGCGGAGAGAAGAAAGATAAGGAGAAAGGAGGAGAAGCGAAAGATAAGGAGAAAGAAGGGGATGGAGGGAAGAAGGAGGAAACATCTGGTGGTGGTGCTAAGGTGGAGGTGAGCAAGATGGAGTACTTTGGATATCCGGCATCATCATCTACATTCTGGTTTGATGGAGTGGACGGTCAAAATCAAGTGGTGGAGAGTTACAAAAATCATTACGAGCATCCTTATAACTATAATCAGCAAGGTTATTCTGCGATGAATCAACAGGGGTACGTGGTGGACCATAATTATCCTCATCCTACAGCTCAGATGTTCAGTGATGAGAATCCTAATGCTTGTTCTATCATGTGA